A DNA window from Rossellomorea marisflavi contains the following coding sequences:
- a CDS encoding Na+/H+ antiporter subunit A yields MTLLHWAILSPFLFAILIPFLYKAFRKVHTGWFVLVLPVVLFVYFFRFISLTKNGETVTETVNWMPSFGIQFTAYVDGLGLLFAMLITGIGALVVLYSIYYLDKAKEQLHNFYVYLLMFMGAMLGVVLSDNLITLYMFWEFTSISSFLLIGYWYQRERSRYGALKSMLITVFGGLSMLGGIILLYLMGGTFSIRELVGMSDQLVTDPLFMGALILILLGAFTKSAQFPFHIWLPDAMEAPTPVSAYLHSATMVKAGIYLVARMSPIFATSGVWIWLVGGIGLFTVFWGSFNAVRQKDLKGILAFSTISQLGMIMSLLGIGGAALHYNQLDENIYMAATLAAVFHLINHATFKGSLFMVAGIVDHETGTRDIRKLGGLMSFMPITFTIAIIGAFSMAGLPPFNGFLSKEMFFTGMINVLSLDIFNFETFGALFPVLAWVGSIFTFVYSMILVFKTFTGKYQPEKLEKKPHEAPIGMLISPIILASLVVIFGFFPNILSDRILAPAVEAIVPSLIADGQTVKTEISFWHGFSPELFMTIGVIAFGVILYLTLSKWEKIYRVFPQKLSLNSLYDGGLRGSERGAYGFMNGHMTGFIRTYLVYIFTFFVGISLFSLWYNNAFSLEMDEMAPIGIYEVAVALLLVVSTVMILFAKSRLTSIILLGATGYTVSLFFVVFRAPDLALTQLVIETVSVALFLLCFYHLPKLSRHEERMGFKLGNALIALGVGVTVTLFAISAYSTKLFDSISEYYIKNVYEEAAGKNMVNVILVDFRGFDTLFEICVLAIASLGIFAMIKLRLTRRDEG; encoded by the coding sequence TTGACACTGCTACACTGGGCAATTTTATCGCCTTTTTTATTCGCCATACTGATTCCGTTCCTGTATAAGGCGTTCCGAAAGGTTCACACCGGTTGGTTCGTCCTTGTACTGCCAGTGGTCCTGTTCGTCTATTTCTTCCGTTTCATTTCATTGACGAAGAACGGGGAAACGGTGACGGAAACCGTCAATTGGATGCCTTCCTTTGGTATTCAATTCACCGCATATGTGGACGGTCTCGGCCTCCTGTTCGCCATGCTCATCACAGGAATCGGGGCGCTTGTCGTCCTGTACTCGATCTACTACCTGGACAAGGCGAAAGAACAGCTACATAACTTCTATGTCTATTTACTCATGTTCATGGGGGCCATGCTCGGGGTCGTGCTTTCGGATAACCTGATCACCCTTTATATGTTCTGGGAGTTCACGTCCATTTCATCTTTCTTGCTGATCGGATATTGGTATCAGAGGGAGCGTTCGAGATATGGGGCACTAAAATCGATGCTCATCACCGTATTCGGTGGCCTGTCCATGCTTGGGGGTATCATACTTCTCTATCTCATGGGCGGTACATTCAGCATCAGGGAACTTGTGGGGATGAGCGATCAGTTGGTAACGGACCCGCTGTTCATGGGGGCATTGATCCTGATCCTGCTGGGGGCATTCACGAAATCAGCACAGTTCCCCTTCCACATCTGGCTGCCTGATGCCATGGAAGCACCGACTCCTGTCAGTGCCTACCTTCACTCAGCAACGATGGTCAAAGCGGGGATCTACCTCGTTGCCAGGATGAGCCCGATCTTTGCCACTTCAGGTGTGTGGATCTGGCTCGTTGGCGGAATTGGATTATTCACCGTGTTCTGGGGTTCTTTCAATGCGGTCCGCCAAAAGGATCTGAAAGGAATCCTCGCCTTCTCCACGATCAGTCAACTGGGGATGATCATGTCCTTATTGGGCATTGGAGGAGCCGCGCTTCATTACAATCAACTCGATGAAAACATTTATATGGCTGCAACACTTGCCGCCGTTTTCCATTTGATCAATCACGCGACGTTCAAAGGAAGCCTGTTCATGGTGGCCGGGATTGTCGATCATGAAACCGGGACAAGGGATATCCGTAAACTAGGCGGACTGATGAGCTTCATGCCCATCACCTTCACCATTGCCATCATCGGGGCATTCTCCATGGCGGGGCTACCGCCATTTAACGGCTTCCTTAGTAAGGAAATGTTCTTTACGGGGATGATCAATGTCCTCAGCCTTGATATCTTCAACTTTGAAACGTTCGGTGCGCTTTTCCCTGTGCTGGCCTGGGTGGGAAGCATCTTCACCTTCGTCTACAGCATGATCCTCGTCTTCAAGACGTTCACAGGGAAGTACCAGCCTGAGAAGCTCGAAAAGAAACCACATGAAGCGCCGATCGGGATGCTGATTTCTCCGATCATCCTTGCTTCCCTTGTCGTGATATTCGGTTTCTTCCCGAATATTCTATCGGATCGGATCCTGGCTCCTGCAGTGGAAGCCATCGTACCAAGTCTGATTGCCGACGGACAGACCGTGAAAACGGAAATCTCCTTCTGGCACGGCTTCAGTCCGGAGCTGTTCATGACAATCGGCGTCATTGCCTTCGGGGTGATCTTATATCTCACCCTTTCAAAATGGGAGAAGATCTATCGTGTATTCCCGCAAAAGCTTTCCCTTAATTCTTTATATGATGGGGGATTGCGAGGGAGTGAACGAGGCGCATACGGTTTCATGAACGGACATATGACAGGGTTTATTCGCACCTATCTTGTTTATATCTTTACGTTCTTCGTCGGGATCTCCCTCTTCAGCCTTTGGTATAACAATGCCTTCTCGCTGGAGATGGACGAAATGGCCCCGATCGGGATTTATGAAGTGGCCGTCGCGCTGCTCCTAGTGGTCAGTACTGTCATGATCCTTTTCGCAAAGTCACGCCTGACATCCATCATCCTGCTGGGAGCGACCGGCTATACGGTATCCTTATTCTTCGTGGTGTTCAGGGCGCCCGATCTTGCCCTGACCCAGCTCGTCATCGAAACCGTGTCCGTCGCCCTGTTCCTGCTCTGTTTCTACCACCTGCCAAAGTTGAGCAGGCATGAAGAACGCATGGGCTTCAAACTCGGGAATGCACTGATTGCCCTCGGTGTCGGTGTGACCGTGACACTGTTTGCCATCTCGGCTTACAGCACAAAACTATTTGATTCGATCTCAGAGTATTACATCAAAAACGTTTACGAGGAAGCAGCTGGTAAGAACATGGTCAATGTCATCCTCGTCGACTTCCGTGGATTCGATACATTATTCGAAATTTGCGTTCTTGCCATTGCATCCCTCGGAATCTTCGCCATGATCAAACTGAGGTTGACAAGGAGGGATGAAGGATGA
- a CDS encoding Na(+)/H(+) antiporter subunit B, with translation MKTNDVILQTVTKVTVFIIILFSLRLFFSGHYTPGGGFIGGLMTAGALVLLLLAFDLKTVANILPIDYKIVTAIGLLFAIGTAAGALLFNVPFLTHAFDYFTLPILGKTSLHTAVLFDTGVYLVVVGVTMTIIQTIGVSD, from the coding sequence ATGAAGACGAATGATGTGATTCTCCAAACCGTAACAAAAGTGACTGTGTTCATCATCATCCTGTTCTCCCTGCGCCTCTTCTTCTCCGGTCACTATACTCCGGGAGGAGGCTTCATCGGGGGACTCATGACAGCCGGGGCGCTCGTCCTGCTGCTGCTGGCATTCGATTTGAAGACGGTTGCGAATATCCTGCCCATCGATTATAAGATCGTAACGGCGATCGGCCTTCTGTTCGCCATCGGTACCGCAGCAGGGGCACTATTGTTCAATGTACCGTTCCTGACGCACGCGTTTGACTATTTCACCCTGCCGATCCTCGGCAAGACGTCCCTTCATACGGCCGTCCTGTTCGATACCGGGGTGTATCTCGTCGTCGTCGGCGTCACGATGACCATCATCCAAACGATTGGGGTGAGCGATTAA
- a CDS encoding Na(+)/H(+) antiporter subunit C, which yields MELLMAIVIGILFTCAVYLMLSKSLLRIIIGTAVLSHGAHLLILTVSSLKRGAAPLLGQHAESYVDPLPQALILTAIVISFGVTAFFLVLAYRAYQELGTDNMDQLRGNEGND from the coding sequence ATGGAATTATTAATGGCCATTGTCATTGGGATCCTGTTCACCTGTGCAGTGTATCTCATGCTTTCAAAAAGTTTACTTAGGATCATTATCGGCACCGCTGTCCTGAGCCATGGCGCCCACCTCCTCATCTTGACGGTGAGCAGCCTGAAGAGGGGGGCAGCACCGCTGCTCGGACAGCATGCGGAATCCTACGTTGATCCGTTACCGCAGGCATTGATCCTGACAGCGATCGTCATCAGTTTCGGTGTGACGGCCTTTTTCCTGGTCCTCGCCTACAGGGCCTATCAGGAGCTCGGTACCGATAATATGGATCAGTTGAGAGGAAACGAAGGAAATGATTAA
- a CDS encoding Na+/H+ antiporter subunit D produces the protein MINLLILPILIPLITATILMFFSKQVKTQRTIAAVSTIGTVIASVILVITVSKEGIQTLNLGSWTAPFGITLVSDMLSALLVLTTSIITLLVVLYSFKSIGRDRERFYYYPVVQFLLVGVNGAFTTGDIFNLFVFFEVMLMSSYVLIVLGGTKVQLREGIKYILVNVISSALFVITVAYLYSVVGTLNMADISQKIASVEQPGILTAIAILFLIVFGLKGAIFPLYFWLPGSYYAPPTPILALFGALLTKVGVYSIIRTYTLFFYHDPGFTHEMLGILAILTIVVGCVGAIGFWDVKKIIIYNIVIAVGVILFGISTMNGEAMEGSIYYLIHDMLIKAALFLLIGVMISITGTTDVRKMGGLIKEYPWLGWTFLVAAFSLAGIPPLSGFIGKLLILKGSFSSEFYVGAFVILASSLIVLYSVIKIFLTGIWGVPKEYTGISKGHARYLWATSAVLVLLSVFYGLGADALRPLFSQAAEVLVDPQIYIDAVLKE, from the coding sequence ATGATTAATTTATTGATTCTACCGATACTCATACCACTTATCACGGCAACGATTCTCATGTTCTTCAGCAAGCAGGTGAAGACGCAACGGACGATCGCAGCGGTTTCCACGATCGGGACCGTCATCGCATCCGTCATCCTCGTCATCACGGTTTCAAAGGAAGGAATCCAGACCCTGAACCTGGGGAGCTGGACGGCACCATTCGGAATCACGCTTGTATCCGATATGCTCTCTGCCCTTCTGGTACTCACAACGAGCATCATCACCCTGCTGGTGGTCCTCTACTCCTTTAAATCGATCGGACGCGACAGGGAACGATTCTATTATTATCCTGTGGTCCAATTCCTTTTAGTCGGGGTAAACGGAGCATTTACCACAGGAGATATCTTCAACTTGTTTGTGTTCTTTGAAGTGATGCTCATGAGTTCCTATGTTCTCATCGTCCTCGGCGGGACAAAAGTCCAGCTCCGCGAAGGGATCAAATACATACTCGTGAACGTCATTTCGTCCGCCCTGTTCGTCATCACCGTTGCCTACCTGTATTCAGTCGTCGGCACCCTGAACATGGCTGATATCTCCCAGAAGATTGCAAGCGTGGAACAACCGGGCATCCTGACAGCCATTGCCATCCTGTTTTTGATTGTGTTCGGTCTGAAAGGAGCCATCTTCCCGCTTTACTTCTGGCTGCCGGGCTCCTACTACGCACCTCCGACACCGATCCTGGCCTTATTCGGAGCGTTACTGACCAAGGTCGGCGTCTATTCGATCATCAGGACCTATACCCTGTTCTTCTATCATGATCCAGGGTTCACCCATGAAATGCTTGGCATACTGGCAATCCTGACCATCGTTGTCGGATGCGTGGGGGCCATCGGGTTCTGGGATGTGAAGAAGATCATCATCTATAATATCGTCATCGCCGTCGGGGTCATCCTATTCGGGATCTCCACCATGAACGGGGAAGCGATGGAAGGCTCCATCTACTATCTCATTCATGACATGCTCATCAAGGCCGCCCTCTTCCTTTTGATCGGCGTTATGATTTCCATTACGGGCACGACGGATGTCCGGAAAATGGGGGGACTGATCAAGGAGTATCCTTGGCTTGGGTGGACCTTCCTCGTAGCAGCGTTCTCACTGGCGGGAATTCCTCCACTCAGCGGCTTCATCGGGAAATTATTGATCCTGAAGGGCAGTTTCTCTTCGGAATTCTATGTAGGGGCGTTCGTCATCCTCGCCTCCAGCCTGATCGTCCTTTACTCTGTGATCAAGATCTTCCTGACCGGAATCTGGGGCGTCCCGAAAGAGTACACAGGCATTTCCAAAGGTCATGCTCGCTATCTGTGGGCTACTTCTGCCGTACTCGTCCTCCTTTCGGTGTTCTACGGTTTGGGGGCAGATGCACTACGACCTCTATTCTCCCAGGCGGCTGAAGTACTGGTGGATCCGCAAATCTATATTGACGCAGTGTTAAAGGAGTGA
- a CDS encoding Na+/H+ antiporter subunit E, whose amino-acid sequence MAFQILLNFILAFVWMFLSVSFTAPSFIVGYLLGLLIILAMRRFFPDRFYLWRVVASISLLLLFLKELIKANVDVLKTVLKPKLDFQPGIFAYETKLKKDWEVTLLANLITLTPGTLVMDVSMDKKILYVHAIDLPDKDAVIDDIRNSFEKAIMEVSR is encoded by the coding sequence ATGGCTTTTCAAATCTTATTGAACTTCATCCTGGCATTTGTCTGGATGTTCCTATCCGTCTCCTTTACCGCTCCTTCATTCATTGTCGGTTATCTGCTCGGCTTGCTGATTATCCTTGCCATGAGACGGTTCTTCCCGGATCGCTTTTATCTATGGCGAGTGGTGGCTTCCATCAGCCTGCTACTATTGTTCCTGAAGGAATTGATCAAAGCGAACGTGGATGTACTGAAAACGGTCCTTAAGCCCAAACTTGATTTTCAGCCGGGGATCTTTGCGTACGAAACCAAGCTGAAAAAGGATTGGGAAGTTACCCTGCTGGCCAATCTGATCACGCTGACTCCGGGGACGCTGGTGATGGATGTATCCATGGATAAGAAGATCCTCTATGTGCACGCCATCGACCTTCCCGATAAAGACGCGGTCATCGATGATATCCGCAACTCTTTCGAGAAAGCCATCATGGAGGTGAGCCGCTGA
- a CDS encoding Na(+)/H(+) antiporter subunit F1 yields MLGLIYRVIKGPTTPDRVVALDALGVNLIAIVALVSMLIDSDAFLEVILLLGILAFIGTVSFSKFLEKGAIIERDRNR; encoded by the coding sequence ATGCTCGGACTTATTTACCGGGTCATCAAGGGACCTACTACCCCCGACAGGGTCGTGGCGCTGGACGCCCTAGGGGTAAATCTGATTGCCATCGTCGCACTGGTCTCCATGCTGATTGATTCTGACGCCTTCCTTGAAGTCATTCTGCTTCTTGGAATCCTTGCCTTCATCGGGACGGTGTCATTCTCCAAATTCCTTGAGAAAGGAGCGATCATCGAACGTGACCGAAATCGTTAA
- the mnhG gene encoding monovalent cation/H(+) antiporter subunit G, whose product MTEIVNYIIGFFLLAGGFLSLVASFGVLRLPDVYTRNHAASKSATLGIMCILLGTFLYFYIVHGIFNSKVLLAIVFIFVTAPVGGHLIARAAYHSGAKLWDKSVRDDLKDKEKYDRQHP is encoded by the coding sequence GTGACCGAAATCGTTAACTATATCATCGGATTCTTCCTTCTTGCAGGCGGATTCCTGAGCCTCGTGGCATCCTTCGGGGTGCTCAGGCTACCCGATGTGTATACACGGAACCACGCGGCTTCCAAAAGTGCCACGCTCGGAATCATGTGCATCCTGCTCGGAACATTCCTTTATTTCTACATCGTGCACGGCATCTTCAACTCCAAGGTCCTGCTGGCCATCGTGTTCATCTTTGTCACTGCGCCGGTCGGTGGTCACCTCATCGCCCGTGCAGCCTACCATTCAGGAGCGAAACTCTGGGATAAGAGCGTACGCGATGACTTAAAGGACAAGGAAAAATACGACCGACAGCATCCATAA
- a CDS encoding nitroreductase family protein — MAGFTELMKERRSASNFLPDHPIQTNEFNEIFELVKLSPSAFNLQHTRYIVVTDERVKEQLQGAAMGQHKVRSASAVVLLLGDKKAYESAEEIYRGLKMLKIVNEEEFSGMVENTISFYEGKGVGFQRDEAIRNASLSSMVFMLAAKEKGWDTCPMIGFDPDKVKDILDVEDQYEVVMMISMGKEKRESRKPRGYRKPVNEFVTYIGK; from the coding sequence ATGGCCGGTTTTACAGAACTGATGAAAGAACGTCGCTCGGCATCGAATTTTCTGCCTGATCATCCGATCCAAACAAACGAATTTAATGAAATTTTTGAGTTGGTCAAGCTTTCTCCATCCGCGTTCAACCTTCAACATACGCGGTATATCGTCGTGACAGATGAGAGAGTGAAAGAGCAGCTTCAGGGTGCAGCCATGGGGCAGCATAAAGTACGTTCTGCTTCAGCGGTCGTCCTGCTCCTGGGGGATAAAAAAGCGTACGAATCAGCAGAAGAAATCTATCGGGGATTGAAGATGCTTAAAATCGTGAATGAAGAGGAATTCTCAGGTATGGTCGAGAATACCATCTCCTTCTATGAAGGGAAAGGTGTTGGATTCCAACGGGATGAAGCCATCCGTAATGCGTCTCTATCTTCCATGGTCTTCATGCTGGCTGCCAAGGAGAAGGGCTGGGACACGTGCCCGATGATCGGATTCGATCCGGATAAGGTCAAGGACATACTTGATGTAGAAGATCAGTACGAGGTCGTCATGATGATCTCCATGGGGAAGGAAAAGAGAGAAAGCCGCAAACCCCGGGGCTACCGGAAGCCCGTCAATGAGTTTGTTACATATATCGGAAAATGA
- a CDS encoding DUF2188 domain-containing protein has product MSWSKQDYPESLKNLPSDVRNKAIEIGNALLDEGYEEGRAIAIATDRAHKSEEGTQSDKTEYHVTVHDDGWQLKKADGQRAIMVEETKEKLLERAKRYATDHSGTLVVYKEDGSVENHLYQQ; this is encoded by the coding sequence ATGAGCTGGTCTAAACAAGATTATCCCGAGTCACTGAAGAATCTGCCCTCTGATGTCCGGAATAAAGCCATCGAGATAGGAAATGCGCTGCTTGATGAAGGATATGAAGAGGGCAGGGCGATCGCCATTGCCACAGATCGTGCCCACAAGTCCGAGGAAGGTACGCAAAGCGATAAGACAGAGTATCATGTCACAGTCCATGATGACGGCTGGCAGCTGAAAAAGGCTGACGGACAGCGGGCCATCATGGTGGAAGAGACGAAGGAAAAGCTGTTGGAGCGAGCAAAGCGATATGCAACAGATCATTCCGGCACCCTTGTGGTGTATAAAGAGGATGGATCGGTTGAAAATCATCTATACCAGCAATGA
- a CDS encoding hotdog fold thioesterase encodes MNLDHTLISALGIDFITVEKGKIVATMPVNEQTRQPFGFLHGGASVALAETVASVGAVELIDLDKEICFGLEINANHIKAKKDGEVTATATVLHQGRTTMVWDIKITDEANDLICVSRCTMAVVPKKNV; translated from the coding sequence ATGAATTTGGATCACACATTGATCAGTGCACTGGGGATTGATTTCATCACGGTTGAGAAAGGGAAAATCGTGGCGACGATGCCCGTCAATGAACAGACGAGGCAGCCTTTTGGATTTCTGCACGGAGGAGCATCCGTCGCTCTTGCCGAAACCGTGGCAAGCGTAGGGGCTGTGGAACTGATCGATCTCGATAAGGAGATATGCTTTGGTCTCGAGATCAATGCCAATCACATCAAGGCAAAGAAAGACGGTGAAGTGACGGCGACGGCGACCGTCCTGCACCAGGGACGGACCACCATGGTATGGGACATCAAGATCACCGATGAGGCAAATGATTTAATCTGCGTGTCACGGTGTACCATGGCCGTGGTACCAAAAAAGAACGTTTAA
- a CDS encoding Na+/H+ antiporter family protein, with translation MNAVVIAVLIMLILSLLRVNVVFALIAGALAGGVIGGLGLNETVSIFSEGISGGANIALSYALLGGFAVAISYTGIPNLLVDFVLKMVGRNGDSKKKKLSKALIVFAILIMACFSQNVIPIHIAFIPILIPPLLKVMTELEIDRRLIATVITFGLTAPYILLPVGFGLQFHEVIAQNMDRSGMAIAMGDIPKAMLMPVGGMVLGLLFAVFFSYRKPRRYDESREVVVEEKVEYSKQSMILAGISIIAALAVQLLLESMIFGALAGIAVLYVSGAIKWKEADGLLNDGMKMMAFIGFVMIAASGFAAVLTETGDVESLVKGTADAIGGNKALAALLMLLVGLIVTMGIGSSFATIPIIAAIFVPLCMELGFSEFATIIIVGTAGALGDAGSPASDSTLGPTAGLNADGQHNHIWDTCVPTFLHYNIPLVAFGWIAAMIF, from the coding sequence ATGAACGCAGTTGTCATTGCCGTACTCATCATGCTCATACTTAGTTTACTGCGTGTGAATGTAGTTTTCGCCCTCATTGCCGGGGCGCTTGCAGGAGGGGTCATCGGGGGACTAGGCTTGAATGAAACGGTCTCGATCTTCTCCGAAGGTATCAGCGGAGGAGCAAATATCGCCCTGAGCTATGCCCTTTTGGGAGGATTTGCTGTAGCCATTTCGTATACAGGCATCCCGAATCTGCTGGTTGACTTCGTCTTGAAGATGGTCGGCCGGAACGGAGATTCAAAAAAGAAGAAATTATCGAAGGCGCTGATCGTATTCGCCATCCTGATCATGGCGTGTTTCTCTCAGAACGTCATCCCTATTCACATCGCCTTCATCCCGATTTTGATTCCACCGCTCCTGAAGGTGATGACAGAGCTTGAAATCGACCGCCGGTTGATTGCCACGGTCATCACATTCGGACTGACGGCGCCCTATATCCTGCTTCCGGTCGGTTTCGGGCTTCAGTTCCACGAGGTCATTGCACAGAATATGGACAGGAGTGGAATGGCCATCGCCATGGGAGATATTCCGAAAGCCATGCTCATGCCAGTAGGAGGGATGGTTCTGGGACTTCTGTTCGCCGTCTTCTTCTCTTATCGCAAACCTCGCAGGTATGACGAGTCCAGGGAAGTGGTGGTAGAAGAAAAGGTCGAATACAGTAAGCAATCAATGATTCTCGCGGGGATTTCCATCATTGCGGCACTTGCGGTCCAGCTTCTGCTTGAATCCATGATTTTCGGTGCACTTGCGGGAATCGCCGTCCTGTATGTGTCGGGTGCTATCAAATGGAAGGAAGCGGACGGCCTTCTTAACGATGGTATGAAGATGATGGCCTTTATTGGATTCGTCATGATAGCCGCTTCCGGGTTTGCAGCTGTGTTGACGGAGACCGGTGATGTCGAATCCCTGGTAAAAGGTACAGCTGATGCCATCGGAGGAAATAAAGCCCTTGCTGCCCTTCTGATGCTCCTAGTCGGGCTGATTGTCACAATGGGGATCGGATCATCGTTCGCTACCATTCCAATCATTGCAGCGATCTTTGTTCCTCTCTGCATGGAGCTGGGATTCAGTGAGTTTGCGACAATCATTATTGTGGGAACGGCCGGGGCCCTCGGAGATGCCGGTTCACCTGCATCGGACAGTACACTGGGGCCGACCGCCGGTTTGAATGCCGACGGACAGCACAACCACATCTGGGATACATGTGTCCCTACATTCCTGCATTACAACATCCCTCTCGTGGCCTTCGGTTGGATTGCGGCCATGATCTTTTAA
- a CDS encoding leucyl aminopeptidase, with the protein MNHVVNNKRLTETTGGCLIVGVYNQPEFAGELKELDQAMGGHLTQLAKEGDISSTAKKITVVHTLGQLPVKRIVFVGLGKAKEAVFNDMKEAFGAAAKKIKQLKLSSFAVAIDTFATDEVPAEDVAHAWAEAFTMATYAFHGYKQSSNEQSYEASDIEFITGSDEKEVQTALQVGTAFGNGVNSARTLVNTPGNLLTSTKLAEYALELAKRYDFEAEILDKEEMEHLGMGALLAVNQGSVEPPKMIVLKYAGKEQWEDVIGLVGKGITFDTGGYSLKPKDGIVGMKTDMGGAAAVLGAMEIIGETRPEQNVIAVIPSTDNMVSGAAFKPDDVITSMSGKTIEVLNTDAEGRLALADGMTYAKHHGANYLVDVATLTGGVIVALGEDKTGALTNNEAFFEQVLLASAESGEFIWQLPYTEGDKKRVRSSKIADLNNSPGRAGHAIMGGGFVGEFAEGTPWVHLDIAGTATTNKAYDLGPSGATGVMVRTLALMVESFEPAK; encoded by the coding sequence ATGAATCATGTAGTCAACAATAAACGTTTAACAGAAACAACAGGGGGATGCCTCATCGTCGGGGTGTACAATCAACCTGAATTCGCAGGAGAACTGAAAGAGCTTGATCAAGCCATGGGAGGCCATCTTACCCAGCTTGCCAAAGAGGGGGATATCTCTTCTACCGCCAAAAAAATCACCGTTGTACATACGCTGGGACAACTCCCTGTGAAACGGATTGTGTTTGTCGGACTTGGAAAGGCCAAGGAAGCGGTCTTCAATGATATGAAAGAAGCGTTCGGTGCGGCAGCCAAGAAAATCAAACAATTGAAGCTCTCTTCGTTCGCAGTGGCAATCGATACATTTGCAACGGATGAAGTTCCGGCAGAAGATGTGGCACATGCATGGGCAGAGGCCTTCACCATGGCAACCTATGCCTTCCACGGGTATAAGCAATCATCGAATGAGCAAAGCTATGAAGCTTCTGATATCGAGTTCATCACAGGTTCGGATGAAAAGGAAGTCCAAACGGCTCTGCAGGTGGGTACCGCATTCGGGAACGGCGTCAACTCGGCAAGGACCCTTGTGAACACACCTGGAAATCTCCTTACATCCACAAAGCTTGCCGAATATGCCCTTGAGCTTGCAAAGCGATATGATTTTGAAGCGGAAATCCTAGACAAGGAAGAAATGGAGCATCTGGGCATGGGCGCTTTATTGGCCGTCAATCAGGGTTCAGTCGAGCCCCCGAAGATGATCGTCCTTAAATATGCAGGCAAAGAGCAATGGGAAGACGTCATCGGTCTTGTAGGAAAAGGGATTACCTTTGATACGGGGGGATATTCCCTTAAACCGAAGGACGGCATCGTCGGCATGAAAACCGATATGGGTGGCGCAGCAGCTGTCCTTGGTGCCATGGAAATCATCGGGGAGACGAGGCCTGAGCAGAATGTCATCGCTGTCATCCCTTCTACCGATAACATGGTGAGTGGTGCGGCATTCAAGCCGGATGACGTCATCACATCCATGAGCGGTAAGACAATCGAAGTGTTGAATACTGATGCAGAAGGACGTCTTGCACTTGCTGACGGCATGACCTATGCAAAGCATCATGGTGCAAATTATCTTGTCGATGTCGCGACGCTCACAGGAGGGGTCATCGTTGCATTGGGGGAAGATAAGACAGGTGCCCTTACCAATAACGAAGCTTTCTTTGAGCAAGTGCTGCTTGCCTCGGCTGAATCAGGTGAGTTCATCTGGCAGCTGCCGTACACGGAAGGGGATAAGAAGCGCGTGAGAAGCAGCAAGATCGCGGATCTGAACAACTCTCCGGGACGCGCTGGGCATGCCATCATGGGAGGCGGATTTGTAGGGGAATTCGCTGAAGGCACCCCATGGGTGCATCTGGATATCGCGGGGACGGCTACGACCAACAAAGCATACGACCTCGGGCCTTCCGGTGCCACGGGCGTGATGGTCCGCACCCTTGCCCTGATGGTGGAATCCTTTGAACCTGCGAAATAA
- a CDS encoding divergent PAP2 family protein yields the protein MEIFHNFPLWASLISILFAQFVKVPIQFIATRELNWSLITSTGGMPSSHSAAVTALSTGVAIESGVASPVFAVAAMFAIITMFDATGVRRQAGEQAIVLNRLMGDFQKFMTDAKGWQNKPDQEKRKELKELLGHKPIEVFFGGITGIVLTLLIHFFMFQ from the coding sequence ATGGAGATCTTTCATAATTTTCCCCTTTGGGCTTCATTGATTTCCATCTTGTTTGCCCAATTCGTCAAGGTTCCCATCCAGTTCATCGCCACCAGGGAACTGAATTGGTCGCTCATCACATCGACCGGCGGGATGCCGAGCTCCCACTCTGCCGCCGTCACTGCCCTTTCAACCGGCGTGGCAATCGAAAGCGGAGTCGCTTCCCCGGTCTTTGCCGTAGCCGCCATGTTTGCCATCATCACCATGTTCGATGCGACAGGGGTCAGAAGACAGGCGGGTGAACAAGCCATCGTCCTCAATCGGCTCATGGGCGATTTCCAGAAGTTCATGACCGACGCCAAAGGCTGGCAAAACAAACCCGATCAGGAAAAGCGAAAAGAGCTGAAGGAGCTGCTCGGTCATAAACCGATCGAAGTGTTCTTCGGCGGGATCACCGGGATCGTCCTTACCCTGCTGATCCACTTTTTCATGTTTCAATAG